In Thermodesulfobacteriota bacterium, the genomic stretch ATTTCCTTTATTTCCGTTATTTCCGTTATTTCCGTTGCCGCACCCCGGATGGTATCCTACCCGGCCCCGGCCTGTCAAAGACTTTTTCTCTTCCGGCAGCCGGCCCCCCTACAACACGCAGACCCCTTTTATCATACAACTTTCGCACTTTATCGGGTCGCGCCTCGTAGGACACTCATCGAGGATGCCGAGCCTCGATAGCGAAAAGTCGTACTTCGTCGGGTCGAGGGGGTCGAGTTTCCTGAGGGAGTCCGTAACCTCCTCGGCCATTGCCCAGTCCGCGGAGTTCCTGGAGGTAAGGCCGAGGTAACGAGATATCCGCGCTATATGCGTATCGAGCGGGATTATGAGCTTCGAGGGGCTCACGCCCTTCCAGAGCCCGAAGTCCAGCCCGTCGCCACGCCTGAC encodes the following:
- a CDS encoding DUF2400 family protein, whose amino-acid sequence is KGYSPEDKSVKEALISFSERALGLKTDGIYGPGPLPSLPSGAGVRFLFPSPEGRSPCKRLNLFLRWMVRRGDGLDFGLWKGVSPSKLIIPLDTHIARISRYLGLTSRNSADWAMAEEVTDSLRKLDPLDPTKYDFSLSRLGILDECPTRRDPIKCESCMIKGVCVL